A window from Citrus sinensis cultivar Valencia sweet orange chromosome 5, DVS_A1.0, whole genome shotgun sequence encodes these proteins:
- the LOC102607331 gene encoding acyl-CoA-binding domain-containing protein 4, translating into MAMARASSGLAYPERFYAAASYAGFDGSPNSSAKELTSKFSNDSALLLYALYQQATVGPCNVPKPSSWSPVEQSKWKSWQGLGNMATTEAMRLFVKILEEEDPGWYSRASNSVAEPIVDVEMNHDSKTEAVKENGNSFPETKTISTENGNLMETQDKDVVSEGLGSVVVYDQWIAPPISGQRPKARYEHGAAVVQDKMYIYGGNHNGRYLSDMHILDLRSWAWSKIQAKAVAESTESPSPALLTPCAGHSLIPWENKLLSIAGHTKDPSEIIQVKVFDLQTCSWSTLKTYGKPPVSRGGQSVTLVGTSLVIFGGEDAKRSLLNDLHILDLETMTWDEIDAVGVPPSPRSDHAAAVHAERYLLIFGGGSHAACFNDLHVLDLQTMEWSRPTQQGEIPTPRAGHAGVTIGENWFLVGGGDNKSGVSETVVLNMSTLVWSVLTSVQGRVPLASEGLSLVVSSYSGEDVIVAFGGYNGRYNNEVHVLKPSHKSTLSSKMIETPVPDSVSAVQNNTNPTRDLESELEVGQEGKIREIVVDNVDSEPLISKHPETTEHLIATLKAEKEELESSLSKEKLQSIQLKQDLTEAESQNTDLYKELQSVRGQLAAEQSRCFKLEVDVAELRQKLQTMETLQKELELLQRQKAASEQAALNAKRQSSGGMWGWLAGAPPTQNAYDA; encoded by the exons ATGGCAATGGCGAGGGCGAGCTCAGGCCTCGCTTATCCAGAGCGATTCTACGCTGCGGCGTCGTATGCTGGCTTCGATGGATCTCCGAATTCCTCCGCCAAAGAACTCACCTCTAAGTTCTCAAACGACAGCGCTTTGCTGCTTTACGCCTTGTACCAGCAG GCAACTGTAGGTCCTTGCAATGTTCCAAAGCCTAGCTCATGGAGTCCGGTAGAACAGAGCAAATGGAAAAG CTGGCAAGGGCTTGGAAACATGGCTACCACAGAGGCCATGCGTCtctttgtaaaaatattggaG GAGGAAGATCCAGGTTGGTACTCAAGGGCATCAAACTCTGTTGCTGAGCCCATTGTAGATGTGGAGATGAAT CATGATTCTAAAACTGAGGCTGTCAAGGAGAATGGAAATTCATTTCCTGAGACAAAGACCATTTCCACTGAAAATGGGAATCTGATGGAGACTCAGGATAAAGATGTAGTCTCAGAAGGCCTTGGTTCGGTTGTTGTTTATGATCAATGGATTGCACCTCCAATATCTGGCCAACGGCCCAAAGCTCGATACGAG CACGGAGCTGCAGTTGTTCAAGATAAGATGTATATATATGGTGGAAACCACAACGGTCGTTACCTAAGTGATATGCAT ATTTTGGATTTGAGAAGTTGGGCCTGGTCAAAGATCCAGGCTAAGGCTGTGGCTGAGTCAACGGAGTCACCATCTCCAGCGCTATTAACTCCCTGTGCTGGCCATTCATTG ATACCATGGGAGAATAAGCTTCTGTCAATTGCTGGTCATACAAAGGATCCTTCTGAAATTATTCAGG TGAAGGTATTCGATCTGCAAACTTGTTCTTGGTCAACCTTGAAGACCTATGGGAAACCTCCG GTCTCACGAGGAGGTCAATCTGTGACTCTTGTTGGAACAAGCTTAGTGATTTTTGGGGGAGAGGATGCAAAGAGATCACTCTTGAATGATTTGCATATTCTCGATCTGGAAACCATGACTTGGGATGAAATAGATGCTGT GGGTGTGCCTCCTTCTCCGAGGTCCGATCATGCTGCTGCAGTACACGCAGAGCGTTACCTTCTTATATTTGGTGGGGGCTCACATGCTGCTTGTTTCAATGATCTGCATGTTCTTGACTTGCAAACT aTGGAGTGGTCAAGACCTACTCAACAAGGTGAGATACCAACTCCACGAGCTGGACATGCAGGTGTAACCATTGGAGAGAATTGGTTTCTTGTTGGCGGTGGTGACAATAAGAGCG GGGTCTCAGAAACTGTCGTTCTCAACATGTCTACGCTTGTTTGGTCAGTTTTAACTTCTGTCCAAGGTCGTGTTCCTCTTGCTAGTGAG GGATTGAGTTTGGTCGTGAGCTCCTACAGTGGTGAAGATGTAATTGTTGCTTTTGGAGGATACAATGGGCGTTACAACAATGAG GTTCATGTTCTTAAACCAAGCCATAAATCAACTTTGTCATCAAAGATGATAGAAACGCCTGTGCCCGACAGTGTTTCTGCCGTCCAAAATAATACAAATCCAACCAGAGATTTGGAGTCTGAATTGGAAGTGGGccaagaaggaaaaataagGGAAATTGTTGTGGATAATGTTGATTCAGAGCCATTG ATATCAAAACATCCAGAAACTACAGAACATCTAATAGCGACCCTTAAGGCAGAGAAAGAAGAACTAGAATCATCACTCAGCAAGGAGAAGTTGCAGTCTATCCAACTAAAGCAAGACTTAACAGAAGCCGAGAGTCAAAACACAGACCTGTACAAG GAACTCCAATCTGTTCGTGGTCAACTTGCTGCAGAGCAGTCAAGATGTTTCAAATTAGAG GTTGATGTTGCCGAACTAAGACAGAAGTTACAAACAATGGAGACATTACAAAAGGAACTTGAACTCCTGCAGCGGCAAAAGGCTGCCTCTGAACAAGCAGCCTTAAATGCAAAGAGGCAGAGCTCAGGTGGCATGTGGGGTTGGCTTGCTGGAGCCCCTCCTACCCAAAATGCTTATGATGCTTAA